The Solenopsis invicta isolate M01_SB chromosome 12, UNIL_Sinv_3.0, whole genome shotgun sequence DNA window ataattttgtgcaaaaatatCTTCTAAAATATTGTCCAATAAATATCTTCTTACCTGTTAACCCAAATGTAtaacattttgcaataaaattatattttttaaaaatagcaatTTCGTTTTCgtcttttaaattgttaaatacatGTAGAAGCTCCGTCAGTAAATTCTCCATCtggcattttattaattttgtacattgTCTTTGTATATATCACAAAAGCactttttgttgtaaaaatttatttatgacagATATATTAATCTCATTTAACAGATTAATCAACTTACATCTTCCATATTAAAATGGAACGAGTTATACGTTATTACGAACATTGTATAGAAAGATACGGAAGACAGCACTTTAAGAACAAGGTTTgaagtacattttaatattactaatagGGTGagctgcaaataaataattttatacaatttcacataaatatgtcaataacaatattatgatATTCTTCCTTTACCTGAAATATAATACTTGCTGTCAAAATAAAAGAgaggaaaataaattgaaatcgaGTAAATATTGATTGTTGATAAGGCCATAAACCGATAATAAGTAGTAAGATTTTGTTTAGCCTGCAATACTGAATTACTGGACGTATCATTTCTCTGCGAGTTTCTATGTATTACTGTGAAGACTGAAAAGAGCGTCTCCCCTTTTTTCCTTCATTGCATGATTAAATATTCCACAcattcttattcttattttttatcatacaaATGTCTACGCAATTTCTCTAGTTTCTAATGACTTCTTGACTAAAAAATTTGCTATAACATCTTAACACACTTAATTTAACCAATTTTGCAATAAAGATATTATCGATTTAGCACTAAAGGTAATTCGACAGGTGTATTTTTCTCACGAATTACAGAAAACCAACGCAGGcgcattttctctcttttattactGGCACTTTATTTCAATGCGTTCTCTTACAGAATACACTTCGATCTCAAAAGCGAGGTTTCTGAGGTTTACTTTTTTCAACAATGAAGCTCTCTCTTTGGTAaagcttataatttataaataactgtTCTAgatcaatacatattttcaattttttaaataagcattAGTCggcgataaatatttttagaaactgtTAAATACCGATGTGTCAATAGTTATCTATAATAATATCAGTTgtaatagcaatattattttttttttctaatatacgttatttaataatgaaaatttatgcaAACATTTCACAAATGTTTATGTAAATGTAGATacgaaattaattatgataCGTAATACAGTTGCTTACAAACTAAAATAGaatctaatttaaaaacaatataaaatatttaaatatgttttgtttataatcaaattaGAGCTGatataataatcgatttcaacAGATCACAAAAACTTGCAgtattaatatcttaatttaaataactttaatctTCTTTtcaacaagaaaatatttatctacattacatgttctaaaaataaatctatcttTTCTAAACCTAAATGTCATTTTCTCATTAATCATATCTccactataataataataaattgatatttgtaTTGTTATCGCGTAGAATATATTACTGTAAAATAAGATATCGAAGCCTTTGTCAGCTGCAATTACAAAATATACTGCTTCAATGTATAACCAtaatatatgtttgaaattacatattgtacataacatttttttttatattaccgCAGCGAAATTTTCTATTGTTCCATCAAGTAGTCCACCGACGTTTAGAGTAAATTTCTTAGTTCCTCTACGCAACAGGAATAGTATCATTTTTTGTATATGCAAAGGAGCTTTATACCATTGAATGTTGtatctacaaaattaaatacagaTAACAGGTTGCTAATTTATGatggaaattatttaattacatatgcttatttgtcattaaattaattttttttattttgcaaccgCTGAAAAAAGAATGttcttacattaatttttataagaatgttTTTCTTACGCCGTAACGAATACGTGAATATTATCGTCGAATATATTCTGCCCAATATAATTGGCCagaaatatgtatatgatgCTTATAGTTGCATATAGAAATGGCAGACAAAATTTGTTGATATTATTGCCAGATAATTCTATTTAGGAaagctaaataattttataataagactATTAATTTCCTGCATATGTACGTTTAACCTATCGTTATTAATTATCttgttttcttcatttttacaGCTAAGATTATATCACAAGTAATTTATGCAGAAACGAATAATTAGATTAAAACTTTTGTTAGAAAATTAGGTATAGGTGTAGGTATAGGTATAAGTATAGGTAAGTATAGGTAGCACGGATATGTAAAGatataaatgaatgaatatATAAGGATTAATTGTAAACCAAATCCTTTTTACTACTACTGTATGCTGAAGtaaataaatactatttttattaatcctcAGTGTACGCACTTTAAAAAAGTCTCTCTCTGTACATACTGAGTATTTTTTACTCGGCATTTTCTATTAGAAAATAACTTATATAACTTATATCTTGGGTTGCAGTGcagtgattttaattaatttctgattAAATCGATCATTTGAAGACTGAAAAAAAGAAGTTTTCCGTGCAAAAGTTGGAAAAGTCATAACCCAACAGATATTTTGCAGTAATTTCAGGCGTAATCGAATGCCACATCTTTGAAAATCGGTCCGAGTGATTTTAACGTAATATATACACTGAGGAGTAATATCATTAACGTTTACTAATATCAAtgttatatgtgtgtatgtgtatatgtgtacatatatacgtacacacacatattatatatttgctttatttattttttatttatttaatttacatatatgtctagtattatatttgttattcatgtttttattaaattttgaagatttattgATCTGTAATAATTACTTGTtgaattttaacatatttagggtagtgtttcataattttaaagcaatttttatctttattacacACAATTGAAAACTTACTTGAAACAGGTTGAGGCTAAAGCAAATTATTACACATCCCGTAAAACCAAGTATCAGTTCATTGAATATTGATGTAAAACGCTTAGACattctttaaaaacaaaacaaatgttACCGAACGCATTACACAAGTGTTGTTGATGCAGATACAAACTTTATAGCTTGCCGATGAATGTCAACGGCATAAATTACGCCTTCAGTCATCAAAGTCTTACTTTTTAAcgtaacattttgtaaaatattaatgttgatATTTTCGATACGATagctataaatgtaattatatagaaaCTCACTAAATGTGACACTATTTTAGCTAAAACACATTTTCTAcacatctttttaaatattatatattatataaaagtatcaattaaattatattctgattatattaaaaattctaatacttATTTCTCTATTCTTACCTAGCAATTTTAAACATTCCACAGACATGATAAAGGATTGTGAGCATTATTGTACCTGTGGCTACCATTATAATTATTGAGATACAAAATGACGTGTACATATACAACATAATCACATAGAAATACTTTTCTTCAATAAAGTATTCTGTCATGAGTAAATGATGTGGTTTGGACACATTCATCGATGTATCAACTGTATTCAACCAAAATTCAGTTAAAATATAAACGAATGCTACGAAAATTCCACTCgctaaaaattgttaaaaaatgtcgtttacatttttaatgtataatattataatattatttcatctaTATATTGTATGGACGTAAGtatcatgaaataattttataatcgggttttattgcaaaattaccaatttttttatattatttgagttataaacacatttaatatttatcgtaaCTGTGCATATAAGACAAGTGCTTTAATCCTTGGCTGACTATAGTTGGGTTACTCGAGATATGATGAATATTCGTAAATTTTTGAAGGATACGTTGTTGttgtgtaaattaattaatatttataagtgtATTTTTCAATGGGCATCAACGAAACGCACTCAATGCATTTTGCACTGACACTGGCACTGTCTATTGAAACTCGTGTCAAATTTTTGCATTTAGTACGAACTTATTGGAGGTGCATATCAATTTGGGTAATGAAATACGTTGTATAAACTCGAAAACTGTTGTTTCTTTACTCtgttctatataatatatatgtatattttttagatgtatattacatacataCTATGAACTTACAAAGAACGAATAAATCACGAAAAACCCAATCATAATCCTGCAAAGGATATGTCTCTTGGTGATTAAAAAACCatgtaataaatcattaatcATACACAACATATTACCATtcattaatttggaaatatttgaaatttttttggcattttttgaaaaattaaatttaaaagaagtcttgaaatttttgaaaaattttacgcgAATTAAAAGCGTAACAACAAagtttttcctcttttttaagtaaattcttctttttgttttaaaattaaaaattattaaaaattgagtttttacGCAAACAATTCAATATTATATCCagaaatccattttttaaaataaaagtattttaaagcttagaaagtttagtttaaaagaaatgtttgttaatttttgttcgatgatattttatcaagtTATCTCACTTTGAAGTAAAAAGAGCATTTAAAAATaccagtttttaattttatataatataaaagaatcacGTAGAGAAAAAACTGAAAGACAGAGTTCtgtctttcctttttaaatgttcaaaatttttctacgattttaaaaaataaattttacttttttatgagCTAAGGAAATACCACAAGCTTTTCCAAGTTTATGAACGGTAgtgtatatgtaataatataaaatttttttttctctctccactTTCTAAATGTTAAAAACCAAAAACATAGTTTCgtgcaaaaatatgttcaataaTATTGAATCCAATAAGTATCGTCTTATCTGTAAGCATAAATGTCCAacgttttgcaataaaattatatcttttaaaaatagcaATTTCGTTTTTGTCTTTTAAATCGTTAAGTACATATTGAAgatccgtttgtaaattttttacctggcattttattaattttctacatTGTTTTCGTATGTGTTACAAAAGCTTTTTTTGTTGTACAAGTTTATGTTTGATAGATATATTAATCCCATTTAATGAATCAGACATCAACTTACACCTTCAATGTTCAAACCGAATGAGGTATACTTTATTATGGACAATGTATAGAAAGATACGGAAGACAACACTTTAACAACAAGGTCTGAagtacattttaatatcattaatggAGTcagatgcaaataaataattttatacaatttcatataaatatgttaataacaattatgatattttttttttacctgaaaTATAATACCTGCCGTTAAAATTAGAAAGAGGAAAATAAATTGAAGTCGAGTAAATGTAGATTGTTGATAAGGCCATAAACCGATAATAAGTAGTAAGATTCTGTTTAATTTGTGATACTGAGTTATAGAACGTATCATTTCTCTGCGAGTTTCTAAGTATTACTGTGGAGACTGAAAATATAAGAGTTTGTCTCCCCTTTTTCTTTACTGCTCGCGGTTAAATATTTCACACATTcttattttcattctttatagtataaattttttcgcaattttcttaatttaaaatgattactTATATAAAAGTTGGCTTAAGATCCAAACATACTTAATTCAACCAATAGCTTACTATACACATTATTGATTTAGACTAAAAGGTAATTTGAAAAGGTGTATTATTCTCATGAAGTTAAATTACCAGCAGATAACCGACACAGGCGCATTTTTCCTCTCTTAGCGCAGACACTTCATTTCAATGTACTCTTTCATAGAATACACTTAGTTTTCAAGAGCGACGTCTGtgcgatataattatttttttcgacAATGAAGCTATTTATCCGcgctaaaatttataatttaaaaatgactgTTCTAGACCAATGTacgattttcaattttttaaaaaggcaTTAATCTgtgatgaatattattaaaaagtgttgaatattaatgtattaatagttatttacaattatatcattatattgtTCCATTATATTGTAATGGCAatactgttttctttttttcactgtatgttatttaataacaaaaactaatttatggaaatactttataaattaataaatgtcgaGACGAATTTAATTATGACTAATATGTAATACATTGCTCACAAACTGGATTAGACACTCacttaaaaacaatataagatatttaaacatGTGTTTATATTCAAATTAGGGTTAATACAATAATCGATTTTAATGGATTGCAAAAACTTGAAGTAgtgtaatcttaatttaaataacttttatctgCTTTTCAGCATGAATATTTCTATCTACATTATACgttcaaaaaataaatctaactATTTTCTAAAGATAAATACCGTCATTTTCTCATTAACTCCACTAGTATCtctactatttttataataaattacctTATCACCGTGTAGAATATATGACAGTAAAATAAGATATCGATGTCTTTATCACctgtaaattataaacatactcTTTATAGTATTCATATATAAACGGTATTATTCTAAATTATCtattcaatattacattttttttctacattaccATGGCAAAATTTTCTATAGATCCATGAATCATTCCACcaacttttaaagtaaattttttagttccactttgcaataaaaatagtatcattttttgtatatgtaaaGGGGTCCTATACCATTGAATATTATACCTACAGTATTGAATATTGATAATGGATCGCTAacttgtgataaaaattttttaataaaatacgtttttcacacatattattttatttagcaatAGATTAATGTCTGTTGTTGCAAATGTTAAAAAGagaatatatctatattatatcgTATAAGAATGATTCTCTTACGCagtaacaaataaatgattattgTGATCCGTTACATTCTGTCCAATATAATTGGATATAAAGATGTATAAAAAACTTGTTGTTGCATATGTAAATGGCAGGAAAAGATCGATAATGTTTTTAGATGACGCTACTTGGAGAAGCTAAGTaagaaattgtataataattaatctcCAATATATGTATGTTGTAATTATCAAGGTATAAATAATACActcacacgcgcacacgcgtaCACACATTTCTACTATACTGAGGTaacaaataatttctacaattacAACctgataaagaattttttataattatacatataaagttatatataatcatatatagttatatataattatatatcaaatatgtttatatacagggtgtctcattttaaaagattatcccgaataattttttaaaaatccattgtacataaaaatgtttcctacaaaagttgtagggttcaAAGAGGGACATAAGAAGGTACTACTgatttgaccttggatggcgtcgtcaagatcatatcaatttttttaaatggaacatactattttttattccaaaatttaatagctagtgtcaagagctttccaaaactctacaagaaagtttatttttgttgagtactttccgagttgtgaggtttgaaagttacagtgtACTGCAACTTTAAGCATCATAAGTCGGAAAgtatttaacgaaaataaactttcttatagggttttggaaagctctcaaaatcgactacaagaaaatgcaataaaaaatatagaatattatggAAGTACCGATTCCCTTTAGTACTCTTTAATTAAGGAAATATTGATATTCtaacattatgataaaatgcatatttaactattatttgcattttttatggCTTCTACATGTATGTccagttttatattaatttaatattttattgactttttatTTGCAACTGTAGCACTGATTTGTcgatttttgttacatttatagtTATATTGTTACATTGTTATCAATATGTAATTTCGATGCaatcttcataaattattacacGAAATTAGGAACTTACTTGAAATAGGTTGAGAGCTAAGCAAGCTATTAGACATCCcgtgaaacaaaaaaacattatgtCGAATGTGGACACTAATCGCTTAGACAgtcttcaaaaataaaaaaaagcattactAAATGTATTGCATGAATATTCTTGGAATACATACTTTATAGCTTGCCGATGAATGTTGATAGCCTGAATTATGCTCTCcatcatcaaaattttattttttagcgtATTTTGTAGAATATTAATGTTGACTGCATGCTCGATACGATAgctgtaaatattatattgtcgTTATACAGAAACTATttaaatgaaacaattttttagtcAAACATaaactttcataatttttttaaatattgtattttatataaaaataaatttgatataacgGTTCTTATTATTGAActtgatagaaaataatatatatattcttaccTAGCAATTCTAAATATTCCACATGTATGTTGAATATACGTAACGAGTATTGTGCCTATTCCCACCATTATAATTGTCCCGATACAAAATGTTGATGAAATATGCAATACAAtccaataaaaatacttttcttgATCAATAAAGTACTCCGACGGGATGAGTATATGACGTGATTGAGACGTGtttaacgataaaataatattacttatgtCTGACCAAAATTGAGCTATAATACAACTAAACAGTACGCCAACTCCTAATGCTAAGAAGCATAAAATATATCACTTAAATAATCTTAATgtatagcaaaattattttacaagattttttatttctaaaaattattttaaatatctcttaCGCAAatgtgttataaaataatttcttaataaaatctagttttattttaaatacaattactttATTCTACTAATTTACACATTTACTATTTATCGTCAATGTGCATATGTGATAAGTACTTGAATTCTTGGCTAATGGTGGTTGGGTCACTTTAGATTTGATAGTGATATTCGTTAGTTTTCAAAGTTTACACCTACATATTCTCTGCATCGCgtttaatttagatattaaatcGAGAATATCATTCCATGCAAAAATCAACATCTTCTTACCTGTAAGCACAAATGTATAACATTTcgcgataaaattatatttttctaaaatagcaATTTCGTTTTCATTCTTTAAATCGTTCAGTACATGTTGAAGATTCGTGAATAAATTCTTTACCTGtcaatttattatctttttatattatcttttgtacatacatataaaaaaaaccactttgtacaaaaatttagtgAACAGACATATTAATCATACTTAACGGATTAGACATTAACTTACAGCTTCAATgttaaaatggaataaaatatattttattatcaatactATACAGAAAGATACGGAAGACATCACCTTAACAACAAGGTCTGAAGtacattcaaattttattaatggtaTCAGCTGCAAACAGGTTTACacaatttcatatataagtatCATTAAAGACACGGTATATCAATTCTTATACAATAAAAGCAAAcagatttttttgtatattcatataatatataatataattgttggTATCAATTCTATGATATAATATAGTACGTTTTAATCcatcatatattttaatgcaatactTTCTATCCACACAGATACGTAACGTAATGATGCGAATGCACATTTGCTTCTAAGTGGCTTATCGCCGCTTGTcgtcaataattatttaatagttgggtctttttaattattttatacatgcaATGAGAATAACTGTCAACGTGGAGATTATGTGTTTTGATAGTCAAATGTAGATTATTTTTGCACGAAAGTTTTATCGAGATAAAATCAAATACGGAGgacaagtttttataaaaagtatagcTTTTCAAGTTAAAttgtatacatacatttataatatcaaatgtACTATTGATTgcgaattaaaatatatatatatatatatatatatatatattttgcaattttatgtaTTCTTTCAAAAAACCAATCTGTATATTTTGTTTACAGTAAACTTATTGGTTTATACAGTATCAAAATAGacatatatttaagaaattgcatgcgcataaagcaaattttgtaatgttataatttgttaaaaatatctgaCTACATAATAGacatcgaaataaattatttgctaatGAAAGATTAGCGggaatttatttcataataatgcgattatattttttttttttttacctgaaCTATAATACTTGCCGATAAAGTAGCAGAGAAAAAAACAAACTGAAATTGAGTAAATTTAGATTGATGATACGGCCATATACCGACAGCAAGCAACAGAACTTTATTGAGACTGTGATACAGAATTATCGGACGTATCATTTCTCTGCGAGCTTCTATGTATTACTGTGGAGACTGAAGATATCGATGAgagtttttctcttttttttactgGTTGATTAAATATTccacacattttaattttaatttttctcttatataaGTTCTGAGCAATTTTCCTAATTTATACTGTCTACTTTCGTGAAAGTTTGATATAAGATCCAAATACGCTCAATTTATCCAATTTCTCTGTAAAttgaatatatgttattgattcGTTAAAGATAATTCGATACGTGTGTACTTTTCTCATGAAATTAACTTACGGACGGAGGACTCACGCAAGCGCATTTCTTCCTTCTCGGCGTTGAAACTTCATTTCAATATACGCCCTCACGGGATACACTTGGTTCTCGAGAGAGacatttctcagcgttatttctTGATGCTGAAGCTACATTTATCTGATAAaacttgtaatttaaaaatgattgcgCTAAGATTCAAAACAcgacattttaattttgaaaatagcaattgacattaatatatatttttgacaagtgttcaatattaatatgttatctgtaatgttgtttataattatatttcatatcagcaagatttcatttttttattttttgatatatgttatttattaacgaaaattttttacttaactgtttatataaatatcgatTCTTTGATATAACTACAAATATGTACAAAGTCTAAGGTAACTCCGTTATTGTAATTTTACAGCCCtgacgaaaaaaaaatgagaacttAGGTAACATCAATgcatatgaaaataatttgaaaagtaacttggtttaataataaagacaatttacttttatagggaatttaatttttcaatataatttctttgaaactCGGCGCACCCTTTAATGTTTCTCCAAGTTCCAAGTTCCTTTTTTCCCCAAAGGGTTTCTTTGAAGTTTTTAAAATAGTCATTCGTGGTGTGTAATGCGTATGCGTTTATGTGTGTATACGCGTGTGTATCAATAATTTCAGTTGTTGTTTgaattattcttttttcattttttttaatttaatcaactGTACATCTTTACATTTTGATCATTATGAGTTAAATCACATTAAACACTAAAGATGATTCAATgctagagtcgaaacgtttgtcaATGGGACTCAGAATGGAATTCAGAaaggtatctaaaaatttttctacaaagaCTTTGCAAGGCTTCGATAACTCctttatatgtacatttaaatttttatttctctgagtctttgatttttatttaacaattttgcaTACTTATATAATTCAACATGAAATTGTTAAGAGTAATATTTATTGCGTTAGTAAAACAAACTATGTAAGGGTAAATTATGTACACATTTTAatggtaatataaaatatttaaacatgcTTTATTCACATGTGAAGACAGCACAATGATTTTAAAGCCTTGCATACAAAATGTCTTAATTTAAGTAACATTAACTTTCTTCTGTAGCAAAAAAAATGTAGGaaaatttaatactatatataaaaaaagtaaacacTATTTTCTAAGTGCAAATGCTACAATTTCTTCATTAAATATACCgtaatcataaataataaattaatgtttatctTCTTACTGTACAGAATTAATGAGTGTAAAATAAGATATAGAAGCTCTTATTagctgaaattaaaaattctttctaattatataattcatagATAATTCCAAAATGTTATACAAACATATTACCGTGGCAAAACCTTCTATGGACGCATCAAATAATCCACcaatatttaaagtatgttGAATTGCTcctctttgcaacaaaaataataCCATTCTCTGAATATGTAAAGGAGTTCTATACCACTGAACGTTGTACCTACGATACAAATAAATGATCAGATAATCATCAGTAatttatttgtgataaaaatgatttaatcagATAATTctaacatatattaatttattttacaacatcATATTTTCATCTCTATTGTTGCAATAATCAAAAAAAAACGTtcctattttatttcttataagaaTGTTTTTCTTACGCAGCAATGTATACGTGATTATTGTGGTCGATTACACTCTGTCCGATATAGTTGGCTATAAACATGTGTAATATGCTTATAGTTGCGTAtgtaaaatgcaatataaattcgtgcacattatttttaaatgatgttatttgaaaaagctaagaaacaaattttatgaaaattattaatctctTGAGTAGCTATATTTTGCGACAATCAATTCGCGAGTAACACggaaatttttgttgtttttataattaagattacaagatatttatacgaaatagcattattgttataaaacgtTGACTATACGTATCAACATCTCccatttttatagaaaaatatgaagGTTGTCTTCAGACTGTgcatatttgcaaaataatcctcattaagtttgataaaaaaaattcaactatttataaaaataatatgcaaagtTAATGTGTTTTATGATGAAgtgtatttgtttcttttttacattatcttTTCTCATGATATCTACAATTATGTACAATGTTGCAATCATTAtttgtatgtacacatatagtatttgaaataacttttatactTATTACACGAAATTACAAACATACTTGAAACAAGTTGAGGCTGAAGCAAATTACAACACATCCCGTGAAACAAGATATCATTGCTTCAAACGTGGACAATATACGTTTGGACAATCTTTACAAAGAagcaaaaaacattattaaatatattatttgaatattgatGACGCAAATACAAACTTTATAGCTTGCCGGTGAATGTGTACAGCACAAATTATGCCTTCAGTCATCAATATCTTACTTTTTAGCGTAGTATTTTGTAGA harbors:
- the LOC105198356 gene encoding uncharacterized protein LOC105198356, coding for MNVSKPHHLLMTEYFIEEKYFYVIMLYMYTSFCISIIIMVATGTIMLTILYHVCGMFKIASYRIENININILQNVTLKSKTLMTEGVIYAVDIHRQAIKFVSASTTLPQPVSKLSGNNINKFCLPFLYATISIIYIFLANYIGQNIFDDNIHVFVTAYNIQWYKAPLHIQKMILFLLRRGTKKFTLNVGGLLDGTIENFAALTKASISYFTVIYSTR
- the LOC105198357 gene encoding uncharacterized protein LOC105198357 translates to MIRPIILYHSLNKVLLLAVGIWPYHQSKFTQFQFVFFSATLSASIIVQLIPLIKFECTSDLVVKVMSSVSFCIVLIIKYILFHFNIEAVKNLFTNLQHVLNDLKNENEIAILEKYNFIAKCYTFVLTALGVGVLFSCIIAQFWSDISNIILSLNTSQSRHILIPSEYFIDQEKYFYWIVLHISSTFCIGTIIMVGIGTILVTYIQHTCGIFRIASYRIEHAVNINILQNTLKNKILMMESIIQAINIHRQAIKLSKRLVSTFDIMFFCFTGCLIACLALNLFQLLQVASSKNIIDLFLPFTYATTSFLYIFISNYIGQNVTDHNNHLFVTAYNIQWYRTPLHIQKMILFLLQSGTKKFTLKVGGMIHGSIENFAMVIKTSISYFTVIYSTR